CAACAATTATTTTATTTCCTGTGATTTTATTGAGGCCAACAATAAGTGGATGTTCTTTATTAATTAAGAGAACATGATATTCCGGTAAGCCAGGTATCTTTTGTTCCATGTAAGCACCCATATCATTAATTCTTCTCATTTGCTCTGGAAGCAAGATCATTGCAGGGGGAGCTCCTTTGCTTGAAAGTGACTGAACTTTAACTGTTACTTTTTCATTGTTAAGTGCCTTAATTATGGTATCTCTAAGATTTTCTGTATTTGATTTACCATCCTTATCAACAATTTCTTTTGATTCCTTATCATCTAGTTCATTGATTTCTGAATCAACTCTTTGGAATTGATAATCTTCGTTTTTACTTTCTAACCATGGGAGAAATTGTGCATCAATTAAGGGATCTGATTTGATAACTTCTTTGCTATCAGATAAACAGATATTTAATGCAGTTGACTGAGCAATCAGATCTGAACAGTAAATTATTTTTTTAGAATCTGCTATCTTATTTCGTTCTTTGTAATTTGCGAGAGTTGTAAAATACTTATTATTGGATTTAATAAGGGATTTATTTTCAATATCCTTACTTACGTCTTTCTCTGAATTGATTATTGTTTCGAAAATTATACTGTTATCAACTAAATCAGCAAATTTGTCATCTTCGATAGCACCAATTTTAATAAAAGCAGAGATGGAATCCCAAATTTCTGCATAAAATTCTGGAGAATTTTTTATCAAATCCTTCAATTTATTAGCAATTTTTTTTGAGATAAATGATGATATTGACCTTACTTTTCTATCTGTTTGTAAGGCACTCCTACTGACATTTAACGGTATGTCTGTAGAGTCAATAACTCCTCTAAGAGGTAAAAGGTATTTTGGTACAATCTCTTTAATTGAATCGCTTACGAATACTTGATTGCAAAATAGTTTAATTTCTCCCTTTTCCCAATCAGCTCTACCAGACAACTTGGGAAAATACAATATCCCTTGTATGTCATATGGATAATCTGTATTTAGATGAATCCATAACAGTGGATCTCCCTGAAAAGGATATAGGTATTTATATAACTCAATATAATCTTCATCTTTTAATTCACTAGGTTGTTTTCTCCAAGGAGGATTTTTCTTATTAATTATCTCACCTTCTAATAAAACATCTATTGGCATAAAATCACAATATTTTTTTATTAATGATTTAATCCTTTCAGGCTCAATAAACTCTTTTTCTTCTTCAAGTAAATGAAGTATCACATCTGTGCCAATTGTCTCTCTTTCTGATTTCTCTAATGTGAAATTTGGCGATCCATCACATGACCATTTGAAAGCTTTTGATTCACCAATGGCTGATTTAGTTAATATATCAACTCTTTCTGCCACCATGAAACTTGAATAAAAACCAAGTCCAAAATGACCTATAAATTCATCATTATCTTTTTTGTATTTTGTTAGGAATTCTTCTGCACTTGAGAAAGCTACTTGGTTTATATACTTCTTAATTTCTTCATCATTCATTCCAATTCCATTATCAGAAATCGTTAGAGTGTTTTTCTCACGGTCAATAGCTATTTTTACTTGAGCATCCTCAGTATTTTCGCAGTCACCAGCCATAGAGGCCATTCTTCGTTTACTAATTGCATCTACACCATTACTAACAAGTTCTCTTAAAAAGATTTCATGGTCAGAATATACTGCCTTTTTGATAATTGGGAAAATATTTTCGGTATTAATACGAATTTCGCCTTTTTCCATTTAAGAAAGAATTTAATATTTAAATATTATTTCCTCAAAACTAGTTAATCAAGTTTAATTAGGAGTATTGTCCGTACAATACATAAATTAAAAACTTAAATTAATTTTTAAAAGTTTTTATTTAACCCACAAAATATCAGTACAATTATTTTCTTTCATTATTTGATTGGCTTTAGCCAAGTCATCACATGGATTTAAATGTAAGACAGCAATATTTCCTCTTTTCTGTTGTTTTTTTTGTTCATTTATACCTTTCTCTAACAAATATGAATCTTTAAACATTAACAAAATCTTTTTTTTAGCTGTCTTTTCTTCCTTAATTAAATTTCTTAAAATGTCTATTGAAATTGTAAATCCAATCCCATTTAAGATTTTCTCATTAGGACTAAGGAATCTTACTAATTCATCATATCTTCCGCCTTTTGCGATAACGTTTTTATTTTTACCATTATCACTTATTAGTTGGAATACTATTCCTTCATATAAATTCAAGTGAGGTTGAAACGTGGGATCAAGTTGTAATTTAACACCATATTTATTTGATATTTTTGATAATGTTTCAAATAAAAAATTTAAGTCATCTAATGTTTTACTAGTACCATATATACTTTTCAATTTTTTTAATATTGCAATTGGTTCTCCTCTTGTGAATAAGAGATCTTTAAGTATATATTTATCATCTTCATCAATTCCTAATTTAGATAAATTATCTTGATCAAAATTAACCAGACATTTCTTGATTTCTTCAAAATTATTATTCTTATATTTATTTAAGATCAAGTCCATTATTTTTGTTGTACTAACTAGTAGAAATAAATTACGACCATCCTTCAAATTAATATTATCTATTGCATCAAACAATATATTAATAACTTCAATTTCTGGGTATTTTGTATCATATCCAATTAATTCAATTCCACTCTGTAGTTTCTCTTGCAACTTAAATGAATTTTTATTATTTTGTTTCTTATCAAAGACCATTCCATTGGTGAATAATCTTATAGGTCTTTTCTTATTTATTAATCTAGTAGATGACAATTTGACTATAGATGTTGTCATTTCTGGTCTAAGACATAATGAATTATTACTAACTATTCCCACAACCTGATTTTCTTCAATAACACCACGGCCTCTTATCGTCTCTAAAGTATTTATAAATGAAGGTGATACTTCTTCATAGCCCCATAGTTTATAAATACTATTTAAATTATTTATGATATTAGAGTTATTCTTTACATCTACTAATTTAATTTCCTTTATATCTGTCATTTTAATATTTAAAGATTTTTAGCTATAGAGATTTTTTTTAAATGGAGAAACTTTATCTAGTTCATTTTTTAATTCATTTTCAAGGCTGGGAGAGCACGCAAGAATTCTTCCAGAACTTAAATTAAATTCGCCTGCTGGATAATCAGAAATAATTCCACCAGCCTCTTTAACAATAATAGCACCGGCAGCTAGGTCCCAGACCTCTAATCCTTTTTCCCAGTATCCATCAATTTTACCTGCAGCAACAAATGCCAGGTCAACTGCTGCTGCTCCTCCTCTTCTAACTCCTCTAGTTTTATGTGTTAAATAACAAAATTCAGCATAATTATTATCCTCTGTCTCAAATCTGTCATAGGAAAAACCAGTTACAAGTAAACTATCAGAAAGATTACGAGGACTTGATACTTTAAGTTGACTATTATTGCAGAATGATCCCAAACCAATACAGGCTGAATATAGTTCATTTAAATAAGGTACTGATATAGCACCTATAATTGGCTTGTTTTTATATACAAGACCAATAGAAGTCCCAAAAAAAGGATATCCATGGGAGTAATTTGTTGTACCGTCCAATGGGTCTATACACCATGTCAAATCAGAGGATTTATTTAATTTCCCCGATTCCTCTGCATTTATAGAGATATTTGGTGTCTCTTCTACTAAATATTCTTTTATTTTATTTTCAACTTCTAAATCTACATTGGTTACAAGATCACCTTTCCTTCCTTTTGATGATATTTTTTGAATATTATTGTAATTAATTTTTAGAATTTCATTACCAATTTGAGCGGAGATTTTGGCTATTTCATACAGGCTAGATAAGTTTATTTGATTAGAAAGTTCATCTATTTCGCTTAGTTCGAACATGATAATTAATCTTCCTCAAATTCCCAAGGTGGGGCAACTCTTGTATTCCCTCTTCCAAAATACTGTCCAAATTGTAAATCATAAACTTCATCTTCGTAAGTTGTTTCCACCTCGAGATCTTCAGTGGCTTTAGCGACACAAAGAAGTGCATAACCTTTGTTCTTTAGGGCTTGAGATACCCCCATAGCTTCAGGTTGTTGCAACGATCCAGATATTATTTTAACTGCACAACTTGTACAGCAACCATTTCTACATGAAAATGGTAGCTTAAAACCTTTCTTTTCAAATTCCTTAAGAATATAATCATTACTATTAATCTGCTCTTGGTAGACCTTACCTGTTTCTTTATTTTTAATCGTGACTGTGAAAGTCTTGTTCAAATAACTTTCCTCAAAAATGGGTTGATAAAGGGTTAAAATGGTGTTATTGGGAGAGGTGGCCGAGTGGTTGAAGGCGCAGCACTGGAAATGCTGTATAGGGGCAACTTTATCGAGGGTTCGAATCCCTCTCTCTCCGTTTTATATTAGTTTATTTAGGTTAATTACATCAACAAAATTGTACAAATAATAAATTAAATAGTAATCAATTAGAAAAGTTATAAATAATCTTATTTATTTAAAATAAGTTGAAAATATTTGATTTTTACTATTATATGTAAATATCTTAGATAAAAATTAATTAAATTATTAGTAAATTTTGCTTTAATTTAGAGATCTAGAATCATGGGGCAAATAGTTGGAATTGATTTAGGTACTACTAACTCTGTTGTAGGAGTTATAGAAGCTGGTCGGCCAATTGTAATAGCTAATTCTGAAGGATCTAGAACAACACCTTCAATTGTAGGATTTACAAAAGACAAAGAAATAGTAATAGGTAGTCAAGCTAGAAGACAACTTGTTTTAAATCCAAAGAATACCTTTTATAACTTAAAAAGATTTATTGGTAGCGACTGGGATGAACTAGATGAGACGAGTATTTCTGTTCCGTATAATGTCAAAGCAAATAATAGTGGAAGTGTTAGGGTTCTTAGTCCTAATACAGAAAGAGAGTATGCTCCTGAAGAGTTAGTGAGCTCATTGATTAGAAAATTAATTAATGATGCTGAAACATATCTTGGAGATACTGTTGACTCTGCTGTTATTACAGTCCCTGCTTATTTTAATGAATCACAAAGGCAAGCTACAAAAGATTCTGCAATATTAGCTGGTATTAAAGTTGATAGAATCCTTAATGAACCTACTGCAGCTGCTTTAGCTTATGGTTTTGAAAAGAGTTCCTCTAATAATGTTTTAGTTTTTGATTTAGGGGGAGGAACATTTGATGTTTCTTTATTAAAAATTTCTAATGGTGTGTTTGATGTTAAAGCAACTTGTGGAGATACCCAACTAGGAGGAAACAATTTTGACTCTAAAATAGTAGATTGGCTTGCTGAAAAATTTCTTGCTAAACATGATATTGATCTAAGACGGGATAGACAAGCATTGCAGAGATTAACTGAAGCTGCTGAAAAAGCTAAATGTGAATTATCAGGATTGCAAAAAACAAAAATATCATTACCTTTTATAACCACAAGTAAAGAGGGACCATTACATATTGAAGAGACCTTTGATAGAAAAAAGTTTGAATCATTATCTCAAGATCTGTTAAACAGATTATTAGAGCCTGTGCAAATAGCCTTAGATGACTCTGGATGGAATGCAGAAGATATAGATGAGGTAGTTCTTGTCGGAGGAAGCACAAGAATCCCAATGGTTCAACAATTAGTCAAGACTATTGTTCCTAATGATCCCTGTCAATCTGTTAATCCAGATGAAGTAGTTGCAGTTGGCGCTGCAATACAATCAGGAATAATTAGTGGAGATTTACAAGATTTACTGTTAAATGATGTTACACCCTTATCTTTAGGTTTAGAAACTATTGGTGGCCTTATGAAGGTACTTATTCCACGTAATACACCAATACCAGTAAGAGAATCTGATGTTTTTAGTACATCAGAAGCTAATCAATCTTCAGTTGTTGTTCAAGTAAGGCAAGGTGAAAGGCCATTAGCATCTGAGAACAAATCACTCGGTAAGTTTAGGTTGTCAGGTATACCTCCAGCGCCTAGAGGAATCCCACAAGTTCAGGTAGCATTTGATATTGATGCTAATGGTCTTTTAGAAGTTAGTGCAACTGATAGAACAACTGGAAGAAAGCAAACAGTTACAATTTCTGGAGGCTCTAATTTAAATGAGCAAGAAATTAATTCGATAATTGAAGAAGCTAAATCAAAAGCTAATGAAGACAGAAAGAGGAGAACAGTTATTGATAGAAAAAATAGTGCTTTAACTCTTATTGCGCAAGCTGAGAGAAGGCTGAGGGATGCTTCTTTAGAATTTGGACCTTATGGAGCTGAAAGACAACAACGAGCTGTTGAATTAGCCATTCAAGATGTTGAAGAATACATAGATGATGATGATCCTCAAGAATTAGAAATTTCAGTAAGTTCTCTCCAGGAAGCATTATTTGGTTTAAACAGGAAATTTGCATCAGAAAGGAAAACTGATAATAATCCATTACAAGGTATTAAAAATACATTTGGATCATTAAAGGATGAACTTTTTTCTGATGAAGACTGGGATGATGATCCATGGGATAATCAAATGAATAGAAATTATAGAAATTCGAGGTATCGTAACTCTAGGGATGATGACCCATGGGACAATGACTATTACCTCTAAAAAAGACTATTTGTCGATTTTGGGTTTATCCCATGATTTCGACGATAAAGAACTTAAAAAGGCCTTTCGCAGAGAGGCAAGAAGATGGCATCCAGATTTAAATAAAAATGACCTAAATGCAGAAGAAAGATTTAAATTAATTAACGAAGCATACGAATACTTACGTGATCCAAATAAAAGAAATGAAAGTTCGTATATAAATTCAGAGTATATTAACGAAAATAATAATTTCAAAACAGGCTTTCCTGATTTTCAAGTTTATCTTGATTCATTATTTGGATATGAATACAACTCTGAGAATTACGACGAATATAATAATGAATCATTAGATGATGAATCCACAAATATAGAAAGTGATGAATTCTATAATTTTGAATACCCTACAACATCTCCAGATGAACCCCCTCCAGTTAAACTAGATCAAGATATTGAAACAATTATCGATTTAACTCCAGATGAGGCCTTAACTGGAGCTTCTATATTAATTGAACTTGAAGATAATACTATGGTTGAAGTTGATACACCTCCTTTCGCTGGAGATGGATGGAGATTAAGACTTGAAAATATTGCAAGGGGAGGAAAAGATCATTACTTACAGTTAAAAGTTCAAACGGAAAATGGTCTAAGAATCGATGGTTTGAGAGTTCTTTATAAACTCGAATTATTTCCTCATGATGCTCTTCTAGGTTGTGCTGTAGATGTTCCTACCCTTGATGGAAATGTAACCCTTCAGGTGCCTCCAAAATCATCTACTGGAAGAATGTTACGCTTGAAAGGCAGAGGTTTAAAATACGAAGATAATGTGGGTGATCAATATGTTGAAATCTTGGTAGTTATTCCTGCGGATATTAATGATGAAGAAATTGCTTTATATACAAGATTACAAGAATTATCACTTTCTGATTCTTAATCAAATATTATATAAATAGAAAAATTGATAATTATGGACATATTTGTTCTTTTATATAATTCAGGAACAGATAAAGAAGGAATTCATTCAATCGAACTTAAAGGAAGAACTATAGTTCTTATGTTTGAAGACAAAGACGATGCGACAAGATACTGTGGTCTACTTGAAGCTCAAGATTTCCCTTTGCCAACAGTTGAAATGATCGACATAGAAGAAATAAAAGAATTCTGTATTAACTTAGATTATGAATGTAAATTAGTTGAGAAAAACTTTGTTCCTAAAACAGCCGAAGACAGGTTACTAATTTCCCCACCCCAGAAAAACCTAGAGGTTGAAGATTGGGGACAAGATACTAGTAATAAAGAAAATATTGATATAAATACCATTAAGGAAAACCTTGAAAAGTTGCTTTAAGGTTTAAAATACAAAAAGTTTAATAAATAAATAAAAAATGACAAAAGCATTGTTTGAAACTCAAGTTGGTAACATTAATATTGAATTTTTCTCTGATGATGCACCTAATACTGTTAATAACTTCACAAAGTTGATAAGTGATGGTTTTTATGATGGTTTAGCATTTCACAGAGTTATTCCTGGATTTATGGCTCAGGGTGGATGTCCAAATACTCGTGATGGAGCATCTGGCATGCCTGGAACTGGAGGCCCAGGATACCATATTCAATGCGAAATCAATTCAAAAAAACATCTAAAAGGTTCACTTTCTATGGCTCATGCAGGTAAGGATACTGGCGGTAGTCAGTTTTTTATAGTTTATGAACCACAACCTCATCTCGATGGAGTTCATACTGTTTTTGGTAAGACTGATGATATGGATGTAGTAATAAAGCTTACTAATGGTTCAAAAATTCTTAAGGCAACCTTAATTTAGTAATTTAGCCTTCAAAAACAATACTAAATGTCTCTTTATCTAAATTAAATTTTCTTGTATATGAATATAAGATTTCATTATTAATAGTAAATTTAGTATTGATTAATTTGATGCTATTTTTTGGGTGTAATGCTTGTTCAATGTTTTTAGAAACAATAATTCCAATATTTGTACTATTTTCATATTTGTATAAAAACTGAATAAATAATTCTATATTCTTTATTTCCTCATCAGTAATGTTGCAATTGGTTCTATTCTGATCATGTAAAATTCGCCAAACTAATTTTGGTCTATTCCAAAAAGCCAATAATCTTGGACTACTTTCAAGTTTAATATTAATGTTTTGATCTCTACAGAATTTAATAACATTATTTTTTATTGGAACTAGATCAATAGATTTATATTTTCCGTCAAGAAAAATTGATATAAATGGATCGATATTCCTGGAATTAGTATTATCTTCATCAATCATGTGGCCTAACTTTGTTTTTTTTACACTCAAATATTCTGCATTATTATCGTTGGGACAAATCACTAATGGAACTCTCTCAATAACTTCTATTCCATAACCACCTAATCCAGCAATCTTTCTAGGATTGTTTGTCAGTAATTTTAATTTTTTTATCCCTAGATCAGTTAATATCTGTGCTCCAACTCCATAATTTCTTAGATCAGCTGGAAATCCTAATTTTTCATTAGCTTCTACAGTATCTAATCCACCATCCTGTAAACTATAGGCTTTTAATTTATTAATTAGACCAATTCCTCTGCCTTCTTGTCTCAAATAAACAACTACTCCCTCTTCCTCCTTTTCTATCCTTGATAATGCAGCCTCTAACTGTGGTCTGCAATCACATCGTAATGATCCAAAAGCATCGCCAGTTAAACACTCTGAATGCATTCTTACTAGTACAGGTTCGCTTAATTTTGATGATTTTTGTTTAACTAATGCAACGTGCTCTGAACCATCAAGTTCATTAACATATCCATAAGCTTTGAAATTTCCAAAAATACTTGGAAGAATTGCATCGGATTTTCTAAATACAAATCTCTCTGTTTGAAACCGATAACTTATTAAATCAGCTATTGATATTAATTTCATTCCCCACTGTTTTGCATACTCTTTAAGTTGTGGCAGTCTTGACATGGAACCGTCAGGATTTTGTATTTCACAAATCACTCCAGCGGGATAGAGACCTGACATTGAAGCAATATCTACTGCTGCTTCTGTATGACCTGCCCTTTTTAAAACCCCACCTTTTTTAGCTCTTAAAGGAAAAATGTGTCCTGGCCGCCTTAAATCATCAGGTTGTGTATTTGGGTTTATAGCAACTTGAATTGTCTTAGCCCTGTCTTCAGCAGAAATACCAGTAGAAACGTTATTTTCAGGTCCAGCATCAATTGATATCGTAAATGCTGTTTGATTTTTATCTGTATTTCTATCTACCATTAATGGTAAATCTAAAGAGTCAAGTTTTTCCCCTTGCATAGCTAGGCATATGAGACCACGTCCCTCAGTAGCCATAAAATTAATTTGCTGAGGAGTTGCAAACTGAGCCGCACAAATTAAATCTCCTTCATTTTCTCTTCTTTCATCATCTACCACAATTATGCATTCACCATTCCTTATCGCTGCCAACGCATCGCTGATAGGATCAAATTCAATTTTAAAAGATTCATTTATATCCAAAATTGTTCCATTATTTGATTTGGGACTTGTTTCTTTCATTATTCCTATCAATATAGAAAAATAGTGTTTTAGTTACCTTAAATTCAACACTTTATAATCCTATCTCAAAGTCTGCCAACTCAAAGAAATGAATGTTGCAATAGTAGGTGCTACTGGTTACGGCGGTATTCAAGCGGTAAATCTTTTAAAGAAAAATAAAAACTACAAAATTTCATTTTTAGGAGGTAATAAAACATCTGGATCAAAGTGGAATGATAATTTCCCTTTTATTTATCTAGATAATGATCCTTATATAGAAGAAATTTCAGTAGAGAATATTTCAAACAATTCAGATGTTGCATTGCTTTGCTTACCAAATGGCCTATCTTCAACTTTGACAAGGGAATTATTAGATAGAGGAGTTAAAGTTATCGATTTATCTGCTGATTACAGATATAAGTCCTTAGATGAATGGAAAAAAGTATATTCCAAAGAAGCTGTTATTTATAAAAGAAATGATGATGATTTATGTAAAGAGGCAGTCTACGGACTCCCTGAAATAAATAAAGATGCGATTTCAAAAGGAAGATTAATAGCTTGTCCAGGATGTTATCCAACATCTTCTCTTATTCCACTAGCTCCTTATCTTTCGCAAGGAATTATTGAAAATGAAGGTATAGTAATTGATTCTAAAAGCGGAACTTCTGGAGGCGGTCGAGAACCTAACCAAAAGCTACTCTTATCAGAATGTGGAGAAGGTCTATCAGCATATGGATTGATAAACCATAGACATACCTCAGAGATCGAGCAAGTAGCATCTTTAATTTCTGGGAATAAAATTGAACTGCTTTTTACTCCTCATTTGGTTCCAATTTCAAGGGGTATGCATTCGACTATATATGGGAGATTAAGAGATCCAGGATTAACCTCTGATGATTGCAGAATTCTTCTGGATAATTATTACAGAAATTTTAAAAATATTAAAGTATTACCTGTAGATACATACCCTTCAACAAAATGGGTTAAAAATACAAACCAAATTTTCCTTTCTGTAAAAGTTGATATTCGTAATGGAAGGATTATTATTTTATCTGTAATTGATAATTTGTTAAAAGGTCAGACTGGGCAAGCAATTCAAAATTTAAATATTATGAGTGGCTTTTCAATGGATGAAGGTCTTGATTTAACTAATAATTTTCCATAAAATTACTTCTTATCAAAAACCCAGCTTGAGAGATTGAGTAAGGTAAAATTTTATGCTCAAGCATTTGTATTCTTTTGGTAAGTGATTCAATATCATCATCATTCCTAATAGACAATGCAGCTTGCATTATCAATGATCCACTATCTACCTCCTCTTCTACAAAATGTACGGAACAACCAGTTATTTTTGAACCATTTAATATAGAGTCCTTTATCGCGGAACCACCTTTATATGCAGGAAGTAATGAAGGGTGAATATTTATTATCTTATTCTTAAATTTATTAATAAAAAATGGAGAAACAATTTTCATCCAGCCTGCCATAACAACAAGTTCAACATCGTAATGAATTAAAGTATTTAGAATTTCTAATTCAAAAGCTTCTTTTTGTAGAAAGTCTTTGCCTCTTATAATTTTGTGAGGTATTTTTTTACTTTCAGCTCTTTTTATACAACCGGCTTCATCTTTGTTAGTAATTAAAACTTTTATATCGATATCTAATTCTCCTTTTTCTGAGAGATTAATTAATTCCTGAAAGTTAGTTCCTTTCCCAGAAGCAAGTACACCTATTTTTAATTTTGGTGTAAATCTTCTAAATTCAGATATCTCAGGCGAAATTATGTAATTAAATGATCTATCCAAAATTTTTTTATTTTATCCAATGATAAATTCATATGAAATAAAAAAAACCCTCAATTTTAATTGTTTATATTCAAAAACATATTTATTTGAAGATAATAATTTAAACAAATTTAAATGATTCAAATCTATGTACTATTCGTATAGATATAATTGAATAATAAATAAAAGAAACAAATATATAAAATGAATGGAGATTTAAACTCTTGGGATAAATTTTGTAATTATCTTTGGTTTGATAAAAAATTAAATATTTGGTTAGACATAAGCAAAATTAATTTCACAAGTAAAGAGATAAAGAATTTAGAAGATAAATTTAAAGATGTTTTTTCATCAATAAAAGAATTAGAAAATGGTGCAATCTCAAATATTGATGAAAATAGACAAGTTGGACATTATTGGCTTAGAAATCCATCAATTTCACCCTCTTCAAAAATAGGAGAAGAAATTAGAGCAGATATTAATTCAATCTCTGAATTTGGAAAACAAATTTTAAATGGGGATATTAAGAATAAGAATAATCAGATGTATACTGATGTTCTTTGGATAGGAATTGGTGGAAGTGGATTAGGACCATTACTTATTACAGAGTCACTGCAGAAGTGTTCTAAAGGCTTAAATTTTTCTTATATCGATAATGTTGATCCTTTTTTAATTAGCGAAAAGTTAGAAGAGTTATCTGAAAAATTATCAACAACATTATTTGTAGTAGTAAGCAAATCAGGTGGTACGCCTGAACCTAGAATTGCTATGGAAATTATTAAAAGTCACTGCGAAAACAATTCTCTTGAATGGAATTCTAATGCTATAGCTATAACTATGAAAGGTAGTAAGTTATTTAAAAAAGCTACTTCTGAAAATTGGTTAAAAATATTTAATTTGCAAGATTGGGTTGGTGGAAGAACTAGTATTACAAGTTCTGTAGGATTACTTCCATTAGCTCTTATTAATGAAAATATCTCTGAATTTATCAGAGGTGCATCATTAATGGATGAAGCCACACGTATAAGTGATTTTAAAAATAATCCAGCAGCACTATTATCATCCGCATGGTATTTAACTGGGGATGGTATTGGAAAGAGAGATATGGTCGTATTACCTTATAGAGATAGGTTACAGGTATTTAGTAAATATCTTCAGCAATTAGTAATGGAATCATTAGGAAAGAAATTTAATAGGAATGGTCAAGTAGTTAATCAAGGTATTTCCGTTTTTGGTAATAAAGGATCTACAGATCAGCATGCTTATGTTCAGCAACTGAGAGATGGTATTGATAATTTCTTTTGTATTTTTATTGAATTATTAGATTCTCCATCTACTAATATATTTGATGAAAAAGAGAATCCTAAAGAATATCTTTCTGGTTTTTTGCAAGGAACAAGATCAGCACTCTCTAGTGAAAACCGACAAAGTATCACTATTACGTTAGAAAAGTTAAATTGTTTTTCACTAGGTGCCTTAATCGCTTTATTTGAGAGGGCTGTATCCTTCTACGCTGAATTGGTAAATAT
The window above is part of the Prochlorococcus marinus CUG1415 genome. Proteins encoded here:
- the dnaK gene encoding molecular chaperone DnaK encodes the protein MGQIVGIDLGTTNSVVGVIEAGRPIVIANSEGSRTTPSIVGFTKDKEIVIGSQARRQLVLNPKNTFYNLKRFIGSDWDELDETSISVPYNVKANNSGSVRVLSPNTEREYAPEELVSSLIRKLINDAETYLGDTVDSAVITVPAYFNESQRQATKDSAILAGIKVDRILNEPTAAALAYGFEKSSSNNVLVFDLGGGTFDVSLLKISNGVFDVKATCGDTQLGGNNFDSKIVDWLAEKFLAKHDIDLRRDRQALQRLTEAAEKAKCELSGLQKTKISLPFITTSKEGPLHIEETFDRKKFESLSQDLLNRLLEPVQIALDDSGWNAEDIDEVVLVGGSTRIPMVQQLVKTIVPNDPCQSVNPDEVVAVGAAIQSGIISGDLQDLLLNDVTPLSLGLETIGGLMKVLIPRNTPIPVRESDVFSTSEANQSSVVVQVRQGERPLASENKSLGKFRLSGIPPAPRGIPQVQVAFDIDANGLLEVSATDRTTGRKQTVTISGGSNLNEQEINSIIEEAKSKANEDRKRRTVIDRKNSALTLIAQAERRLRDASLEFGPYGAERQQRAVELAIQDVEEYIDDDDPQELEISVSSLQEALFGLNRKFASERKTDNNPLQGIKNTFGSLKDELFSDEDWDDDPWDNQMNRNYRNSRYRNSRDDDPWDNDYYL
- a CDS encoding 2Fe-2S iron-sulfur cluster-binding protein, producing MNKTFTVTIKNKETGKVYQEQINSNDYILKEFEKKGFKLPFSCRNGCCTSCAVKIISGSLQQPEAMGVSQALKNKGYALLCVAKATEDLEVETTYEDEVYDLQFGQYFGRGNTRVAPPWEFEED
- a CDS encoding inositol monophosphatase family protein — translated: MFELSEIDELSNQINLSSLYEIAKISAQIGNEILKINYNNIQKISSKGRKGDLVTNVDLEVENKIKEYLVEETPNISINAEESGKLNKSSDLTWCIDPLDGTTNYSHGYPFFGTSIGLVYKNKPIIGAISVPYLNELYSACIGLGSFCNNSQLKVSSPRNLSDSLLVTGFSYDRFETEDNNYAEFCYLTHKTRGVRRGGAAAVDLAFVAAGKIDGYWEKGLEVWDLAAGAIIVKEAGGIISDYPAGEFNLSSGRILACSPSLENELKNELDKVSPFKKNLYS
- a CDS encoding ATP phosphoribosyltransferase regulatory subunit: MTDIKEIKLVDVKNNSNIINNLNSIYKLWGYEEVSPSFINTLETIRGRGVIEENQVVGIVSNNSLCLRPEMTTSIVKLSSTRLINKKRPIRLFTNGMVFDKKQNNKNSFKLQEKLQSGIELIGYDTKYPEIEVINILFDAIDNINLKDGRNLFLLVSTTKIMDLILNKYKNNNFEEIKKCLVNFDQDNLSKLGIDEDDKYILKDLLFTRGEPIAILKKLKSIYGTSKTLDDLNFLFETLSKISNKYGVKLQLDPTFQPHLNLYEGIVFQLISDNGKNKNVIAKGGRYDELVRFLSPNEKILNGIGFTISIDILRNLIKEEKTAKKKILLMFKDSYLLEKGINEQKKQQKRGNIAVLHLNPCDDLAKANQIMKENNCTDILWVK
- the htpG gene encoding molecular chaperone HtpG, with translation MEKGEIRINTENIFPIIKKAVYSDHEIFLRELVSNGVDAISKRRMASMAGDCENTEDAQVKIAIDREKNTLTISDNGIGMNDEEIKKYINQVAFSSAEEFLTKYKKDNDEFIGHFGLGFYSSFMVAERVDILTKSAIGESKAFKWSCDGSPNFTLEKSERETIGTDVILHLLEEEKEFIEPERIKSLIKKYCDFMPIDVLLEGEIINKKNPPWRKQPSELKDEDYIELYKYLYPFQGDPLLWIHLNTDYPYDIQGILYFPKLSGRADWEKGEIKLFCNQVFVSDSIKEIVPKYLLPLRGVIDSTDIPLNVSRSALQTDRKVRSISSFISKKIANKLKDLIKNSPEFYAEIWDSISAFIKIGAIEDDKFADLVDNSIIFETIINSEKDVSKDIENKSLIKSNNKYFTTLANYKERNKIADSKKIIYCSDLIAQSTALNICLSDSKEVIKSDPLIDAQFLPWLESKNEDYQFQRVDSEINELDDKESKEIVDKDGKSNTENLRDTIIKALNNEKVTVKVQSLSSKGAPPAMILLPEQMRRINDMGAYMEQKIPGLPEYHVLLINKEHPLIVGLNKITGNKIIVDKKDPVENPLATKIANHVYDMAKLSVGGLDQEQIINLQNNNAELISELLSSTT